A window from Dehalococcoidia bacterium encodes these proteins:
- a CDS encoding calcineurin has translation EILDLFERLRIESAAAGGAFHALLGNHELMNARLDLRYVTDGGYTDFVDVVEYDASDSVQVWDRSSASFRSSTLAEFEPYQRARVAALMPGGPYANLLAERQVILQIGENVFVHGGVLPEHVAYGIDEINSAAQAWLRGESDLPSVLSGSSSPQWTRLYSDDPDSSACSVLEEALDALGAKRIVVGHTIQELGIASACGGQAWRVDIGMAQYYASRTEYGGSVAVLEIVGDSVRVLEDGG, from the coding sequence GAGATTCTGGATCTTTTTGAGAGGCTAAGGATTGAGTCGGCTGCCGCTGGCGGAGCGTTTCACGCCTTATTGGGCAACCACGAACTCATGAATGCGCGTCTTGACTTACGCTATGTCACTGACGGTGGTTATACCGATTTTGTGGACGTCGTGGAGTACGATGCTAGTGACTCCGTTCAAGTTTGGGACCGCTCATCTGCAAGCTTTAGATCTTCCACCCTTGCGGAATTTGAACCGTATCAGCGTGCCCGCGTGGCCGCACTCATGCCTGGTGGCCCTTACGCAAACCTACTGGCTGAGCGACAGGTGATTCTCCAAATCGGAGAAAACGTGTTTGTTCATGGAGGTGTACTCCCAGAACATGTTGCGTACGGTATCGACGAGATTAACAGTGCAGCACAAGCATGGCTCCGAGGAGAATCCGATCTTCCCTCAGTGTTGTCGGGTTCGAGTAGTCCTCAGTGGACCCGATTGTACTCTGATGATCCTGATTCTTCGGCGTGCTCAGTTCTCGAAGAGGCATTAGATGCGTTAGGGGCCAAAAGAATCGTTGTGGGGCATACGATCCAAGAGTTGGGGATTGCCAGCGCATGCGGAGGGCAAGCTTGGCGCGTCGACATAGGTATGGCCCAGTATTACGCTTCGAGGACTGAGTACGGGGGTTCGGTAGCGGTCCTTGAAATCGTTGGCGACTCAGTCCGGGTGCTCGAGGATGGTGGTTGA